Proteins co-encoded in one Flavobacterium sp. M31R6 genomic window:
- a CDS encoding DUF5916 domain-containing protein, producing MTIIRNSIFFIIIICTSLLYGQKKTLNTKSITTKISIDGKITEDAWNSAEIASDFVMYQPDNGKPISENKKTEVKVVYDNDAIYIAATLYDENPSKIKKEITNRDSFGVTDYFSVFINGFNDGQQDFRFYVTAAGVQLDCIATEDYKDFSWDAIWDSKAVITDKGWVVEMKIPYAAIRFSNSNKQTWGVNFLRNIQRDVQVYSWNRIDTKIGAELTQNGLLEGIENIKTPTRLFFIPYVSFYNQKDNSQSDNTFKGGLDIKYGINDAFTLDAILVPDFGQTKFDNAILNLEPFEQKLDENRPFFTEGTELFSKGNLFYSRRIGGYPSSDPTVGENEEITDYPSTVDLLNAIKISGRTKKGLGIGFLNAITEKTYATIKDTVTSTTRKEVIEPLANYNIVVLDQRFNQNSSVTFINTNTIRNGSFRDANVSGLLFDLNTKKNSYSLNGDFKCSTVNTFEDYDGYKTALNFEKTSGKIRYEISGKYISEDYDVNDLGLIYYTNYHAAYANASYRILNPTSVFNTFKVLQEASLEIQNTTGKIQDDYLKTTIGAASLKNNYYEFSLFYTPKETFDFYEPRVYGRYVYVPKRVYSYFGFELNRNHAFILDATVSFTKYNEENRQTYEIYINPKYRFNNQFSLEYALDYTSKNNDRGRVGYDDSGIVFAERNREILQNTLTGKFAITNRMALNLDARYYWSYAENHEFFTLQEDGYLTPNPSYNLNKNRNFNSWNLDLSYSWWFAPGSEMIVLYRNYALEETRQVEKDLSSNLTNIFNSNLTSIFSVSVRYYIDYNVVKNKF from the coding sequence ATGACCATAATTCGAAATAGTATTTTTTTTATCATAATTATTTGCACAAGTCTACTGTACGGTCAAAAAAAGACTCTTAATACGAAGTCTATTACAACTAAGATTTCTATTGATGGTAAAATAACAGAAGATGCATGGAATTCGGCCGAAATTGCATCCGATTTTGTTATGTATCAGCCAGATAACGGTAAGCCAATAAGTGAAAATAAAAAAACGGAAGTAAAAGTCGTTTACGATAATGATGCTATTTATATCGCTGCGACATTATACGATGAAAACCCGAGCAAAATAAAAAAGGAAATCACTAACAGAGACAGTTTTGGGGTAACCGATTACTTTTCTGTTTTTATTAATGGGTTTAATGACGGACAGCAGGATTTTAGATTTTATGTGACCGCAGCCGGAGTACAGTTAGATTGCATCGCTACCGAAGATTATAAAGATTTCTCATGGGATGCTATTTGGGACAGTAAAGCAGTGATAACTGATAAAGGTTGGGTAGTAGAAATGAAAATTCCTTATGCGGCAATACGTTTTTCAAATTCAAACAAGCAAACCTGGGGTGTCAATTTCCTTAGAAATATTCAACGGGATGTTCAAGTGTATTCCTGGAACCGAATCGACACTAAAATTGGAGCCGAGCTTACTCAAAACGGGCTATTGGAAGGAATTGAAAATATCAAGACTCCAACTCGATTATTCTTTATTCCTTACGTTTCATTTTACAATCAAAAAGACAACAGCCAGTCGGATAATACATTCAAGGGTGGACTCGATATCAAATACGGAATCAATGATGCTTTTACGCTGGATGCGATTTTGGTACCTGATTTTGGTCAAACCAAATTTGACAATGCTATTTTAAATCTCGAACCATTTGAACAAAAATTAGATGAAAACAGGCCTTTTTTTACCGAAGGAACCGAGTTGTTTTCTAAAGGAAACCTTTTTTATTCAAGAAGAATTGGAGGATATCCAAGTTCGGACCCCACGGTTGGAGAAAATGAGGAAATTACAGATTATCCAAGTACCGTTGATTTACTAAATGCAATCAAAATATCAGGACGAACGAAAAAAGGTTTGGGAATAGGTTTTTTGAACGCCATTACCGAAAAAACATACGCAACCATAAAAGACACTGTAACTTCGACGACCAGAAAAGAAGTCATTGAACCGCTTGCCAATTATAATATAGTTGTTTTGGACCAACGTTTTAATCAAAATTCATCCGTAACTTTTATCAATACCAATACTATTCGAAATGGTAGTTTTCGGGACGCCAATGTTTCTGGGCTTTTATTCGATTTGAATACCAAGAAAAACAGCTATAGTTTAAATGGTGATTTTAAATGCAGTACTGTAAATACTTTCGAAGATTATGACGGTTATAAAACAGCCTTGAATTTTGAAAAAACAAGCGGGAAAATTCGATATGAAATTTCAGGAAAATACATTTCAGAAGATTATGATGTCAATGATCTGGGGCTTATTTATTACACCAATTATCATGCTGCTTACGCCAATGCAAGTTATAGAATTTTGAATCCGACTTCAGTTTTTAATACTTTCAAAGTTCTTCAGGAGGCCAGTTTGGAAATTCAAAATACAACTGGTAAAATACAAGATGACTACTTAAAAACTACCATAGGAGCAGCTTCTTTAAAAAACAACTATTACGAATTTTCTTTATTTTACACACCTAAAGAAACTTTTGATTTTTATGAGCCACGGGTTTACGGTCGCTATGTGTATGTACCGAAAAGGGTATATTCTTATTTTGGATTTGAATTGAATAGAAATCATGCTTTTATTTTGGATGCAACTGTTTCATTCACGAAATATAATGAAGAAAACAGACAAACTTATGAGATCTACATCAATCCAAAATACCGATTCAATAATCAATTTTCATTAGAATATGCATTAGACTATACCTCCAAAAATAATGACAGAGGGCGTGTGGGTTATGACGATTCTGGAATTGTATTTGCCGAAAGAAATAGAGAAATTCTTCAAAACACACTTACTGGAAAATTTGCTATTACCAATAGAATGGCGCTAAATTTGGATGCCCGTTACTATTGGTCTTATGCAGAGAATCATGAATTCTTTACATTGCAGGAGGATGGTTATTTAACTCCAAATCCTAGTTACAACCTTAATAAAAACAGAAATTTCAATTCCTGGAACTTAGACTTGTCGTACTCATGGTGGTTTGCTCCCGGAAGCGAAATGATTGTCCTGTACCGAAATTACGCTTTGGAAGAAACCAGACAAGTAGAGAAAGACCTTTCGTCTAACTTGACCAATATTTTCAATAGCAATTTGACTAGTATTTTTTCGGTTAGCGTTCGCTATTACATTGACTATAATGTGGTAAAAAATAAATTTTGA
- a CDS encoding DUF5916 domain-containing protein encodes MKKYYFFCFLLFSTLMYSQKKSLQTKFITEKISLDGKLDEAIWQSVPIATDFVMFQPDNGKAIPENKRTEVRVLYDNEAIYIGALMYDDEPSKILREINKRDNFGAADFFGVFINGYNDGQQNFQFFVNAADGQADCLATDSNGEDYSWDAVWDSKALITSFGWVVEMRIPYSALRFSSESKQTWGVNFFREIRRDRQKYSWNLIDNKIGTFTQQNGTVDGIENIKTPTRLFFLPYASFYTYANAYQKTYGELKGGLDIKYGINDAFTLDAMLIPDFGQTKYDDRILNLSPFEQQFNENRAFFTEGTDLFSKGNLFYSRRIGGPPSYSPEIKTNEEIIEKATTVDLYNATKISGRTKGGLGIGYLNAVTQKTYATIKDTITQETRRVLVEPLTNYNVLVFDQRFHKNSSASFVNTNVTRNGSFRDANVSALVWDLNTAKNTYNLSGNFEYSYVNDLEGKKDGINTTLNFAETSGKYRSNFGGNLVTKDFDNNDLGIIFETNYYSFNGFTSYRILNPTKLFNSFNTNINGYTQFQKETGKVQDDQINWNVNTTTKKNNYIGFGLQYRPVEIYNYYEPRTEGRYSIDPTRFGGWFSLSTDYNKKFAFDFNPSFAVLNETKRRSYGFYLSPRYRFNDHVALNYEFNFFRQNNNKGYVDSSSQNDALAPNTIIYANRNVVNYTNNINGKYSLNSKMNFDLSARYYWSYTENKDFYKLEDNGRLSPYVGYTDNKNQNLITWNLDLSYNWWFAPGSQLTILYRSNAAKYDNLIKKDFGNNYTGMLNNEDLSHVISISVKYFIDYNQVKNVF; translated from the coding sequence ATGAAAAAGTATTATTTCTTTTGTTTCCTTTTATTCTCAACTTTGATGTATAGTCAGAAGAAATCTTTACAGACAAAATTCATTACTGAAAAAATAAGTTTAGATGGAAAATTAGACGAAGCAATTTGGCAATCGGTTCCTATTGCAACTGATTTTGTCATGTTTCAACCTGATAATGGTAAGGCAATTCCAGAAAATAAAAGAACCGAAGTTCGAGTTTTGTATGATAACGAGGCTATTTATATTGGAGCCTTGATGTATGACGACGAGCCAAGCAAAATCCTGAGAGAAATAAATAAAAGAGACAATTTTGGAGCAGCTGATTTTTTTGGTGTTTTCATTAATGGTTATAATGATGGACAGCAGAATTTTCAGTTTTTTGTAAATGCAGCAGATGGACAAGCCGATTGTTTGGCAACCGACAGTAATGGGGAAGACTATTCTTGGGATGCCGTTTGGGACAGTAAAGCACTTATTACTTCTTTCGGATGGGTTGTTGAAATGCGAATTCCTTATTCTGCTTTACGATTTTCTAGTGAAAGCAAGCAAACTTGGGGTGTTAACTTTTTTAGGGAAATACGTAGAGACCGACAAAAATATTCGTGGAATTTGATCGATAATAAAATAGGAACATTTACTCAACAAAATGGGACTGTGGATGGGATCGAAAACATAAAAACACCTACAAGACTTTTCTTTTTGCCGTATGCTTCTTTCTATACGTATGCCAATGCCTACCAAAAAACCTACGGAGAATTAAAAGGAGGTTTGGACATTAAGTATGGAATAAATGACGCCTTCACTCTTGATGCAATGCTTATTCCTGATTTTGGTCAAACCAAATATGATGATCGAATTTTGAATTTGTCTCCCTTTGAGCAACAATTTAATGAAAATCGTGCCTTTTTTACTGAAGGGACTGACTTGTTCAGCAAAGGAAATCTTTTTTATTCCAGAAGAATCGGAGGGCCGCCGTCCTATTCTCCAGAGATAAAAACTAATGAAGAAATAATAGAAAAAGCAACGACTGTTGATCTTTATAATGCGACAAAAATATCGGGTAGAACAAAAGGAGGTTTAGGAATTGGATATCTAAATGCCGTTACCCAAAAAACATATGCGACTATTAAAGATACTATTACACAAGAAACACGTCGTGTTCTAGTGGAACCGTTGACGAATTACAATGTCTTGGTTTTTGACCAGCGTTTTCATAAAAATTCTTCAGCATCTTTTGTAAATACGAATGTTACAAGAAATGGATCTTTCAGAGATGCGAATGTATCGGCATTGGTTTGGGATTTAAACACAGCTAAAAACACTTACAATTTATCTGGAAACTTTGAATATAGTTATGTAAATGATCTTGAAGGTAAAAAAGACGGAATCAACACAACTTTGAATTTTGCAGAGACTAGTGGTAAATATCGTTCTAATTTTGGCGGAAATTTGGTAACAAAAGACTTCGATAACAACGATTTGGGTATTATTTTCGAAACTAATTATTATAGCTTTAATGGATTTACGAGTTACAGAATTCTTAATCCAACCAAATTATTCAATTCATTCAACACCAATATTAATGGGTATACTCAATTTCAGAAAGAAACAGGCAAAGTACAGGATGATCAAATCAATTGGAACGTAAATACCACTACGAAAAAGAACAACTATATTGGATTTGGTTTACAATATCGCCCTGTGGAAATCTACAATTACTATGAACCAAGAACCGAAGGACGTTACAGCATTGATCCTACTCGTTTTGGAGGATGGTTTTCACTGTCGACCGATTATAACAAGAAATTTGCTTTTGATTTTAATCCTTCATTTGCGGTGTTAAATGAAACGAAAAGAAGATCATATGGTTTTTATTTAAGTCCAAGATACCGTTTCAATGACCATGTGGCATTAAATTATGAATTCAACTTTTTTCGCCAAAATAATAACAAAGGATATGTTGACAGTAGTTCCCAAAACGATGCTTTGGCACCCAATACTATAATTTATGCGAACCGAAATGTTGTCAATTATACCAACAATATAAACGGAAAGTATTCGTTGAACAGTAAAATGAATTTTGATCTTTCTGCCCGTTATTATTGGTCTTATACTGAGAATAAAGATTTTTATAAACTGGAAGACAACGGAAGATTAAGTCCCTACGTTGGTTATACCGATAACAAAAATCAAAATCTGATTACTTGGAATTTGGATTTGTCGTACAATTGGTGGTTTGCCCCCGGAAGTCAATTGACTATTTTGTACCGAAGTAATGCTGCAAAATATGATAATTTAATCAAAAAAGATTTTGGGAACAATTATACGGGTATGCTAAACAATGAAGATTTAAGTCATGTGATTTCCATTAGTGTCAAATATTTTATAGACTACAATCAGGTCAAAAACGTTTTCTAG
- the gpmI gene encoding 2,3-bisphosphoglycerate-independent phosphoglycerate mutase produces the protein MNKKVILMILDGWGKSPDPKVSAIDNANVPFINSLYTKYPSAQLRTDGLHVGLPEGQMGNSEVGHMNLGAGRIVYQDLAKINLAVEHKTLVKEQVLIDAFEYAKQNNKKVHFLGLLSDGGVHSHTSHLRGLIDATQDYGLQNVFVHAFTDGRDVDPKSGKKYVQDLEDYIANTTVKLASVVGRYYAMDRDKRWERVKLAYDLLVNGTGAHSTNAYETIKESYKNHVTDEFIAPMVMVDENDKPLATIQEDDVVIFFNFRTDRGRELTEALSQKDFHEQNMHKLKLYYVTLTNYDETYENVKVVYNKDNITETLGEVLEKANKKQIRIAETEKYPHVTFFFSGGQETPFHGETRILRNSPKVATYDLQPEMSAYELKDALVPELNKGEVDFVCLNFANGDMVGHTGVMEAAIKACEAVDACVKEVVEAALANDYTTIIIADHGNCETMINPDGSPNTAHTTNPVPIILVDKELKTIHDGVLGDIAPTILALMGIDQPAAMTCDSLL, from the coding sequence ATGAACAAAAAAGTAATTTTAATGATTTTAGACGGTTGGGGAAAATCACCTGACCCGAAAGTTTCTGCAATTGATAATGCAAATGTTCCGTTTATAAATAGTCTCTATACAAAATACCCGAGTGCACAACTTAGGACTGACGGTTTACATGTTGGTCTTCCTGAGGGACAAATGGGAAACAGCGAAGTAGGGCACATGAACCTTGGAGCTGGAAGAATTGTTTACCAAGATTTGGCCAAAATCAATCTTGCCGTTGAACACAAAACTTTGGTGAAAGAACAAGTACTTATCGACGCTTTCGAATATGCCAAACAGAATAATAAAAAAGTACATTTTTTAGGATTGCTTTCTGATGGAGGAGTTCACTCGCATACTTCTCATTTAAGAGGATTAATCGATGCAACCCAAGATTATGGATTGCAAAATGTATTTGTACATGCTTTTACGGATGGTCGTGACGTAGATCCTAAATCAGGAAAAAAATATGTGCAAGATCTTGAAGATTACATTGCAAACACTACCGTAAAATTAGCTTCTGTGGTAGGTCGTTATTATGCAATGGATCGTGACAAACGTTGGGAAAGAGTAAAACTGGCTTATGATTTACTTGTAAACGGGACAGGAGCTCACTCAACTAATGCCTATGAAACTATAAAAGAAAGCTACAAAAACCACGTGACAGATGAATTCATCGCTCCTATGGTTATGGTGGACGAAAATGACAAACCTCTTGCCACTATCCAAGAAGACGATGTGGTTATTTTCTTCAATTTCAGAACGGACAGAGGACGTGAATTGACCGAAGCGCTTTCGCAAAAAGATTTTCATGAGCAAAACATGCACAAATTGAAATTGTACTATGTGACGCTAACCAATTATGACGAAACATACGAGAATGTAAAAGTGGTGTACAACAAAGACAACATCACAGAAACATTAGGTGAAGTTTTGGAAAAGGCCAATAAAAAACAAATTCGTATCGCCGAAACAGAAAAATATCCACACGTGACATTCTTCTTTTCTGGAGGTCAAGAAACTCCTTTTCATGGCGAAACTAGAATTTTAAGAAACTCTCCAAAAGTAGCCACTTACGATTTGCAGCCAGAAATGAGTGCTTACGAATTGAAAGATGCTTTGGTTCCAGAATTAAACAAAGGGGAAGTTGACTTTGTATGTTTAAATTTTGCAAATGGTGACATGGTTGGGCATACAGGAGTTATGGAAGCAGCAATAAAAGCGTGTGAGGCTGTTGACGCTTGCGTAAAAGAAGTTGTAGAAGCTGCTCTTGCCAATGATTATACAACCATCATTATTGCAGATCACGGTAATTGTGAAACAATGATTAACCCTGACGGTTCTCCAAATACTGCTCACACTACCAATCCAGTGCCGATTATTCTTGTGGACAAAGAGTTGAAAACCATTCACGATGGTGTTTTAGGGGATATTGCTCCTACGATTCTTGCTTTAATGGGAATTGATCAACCAGCCGCTATGACTTGTGATTCCTTACTATAA
- a CDS encoding acetyl-CoA hydrolase/transferase family protein, with protein sequence MGKYVTAEEAVKVVKSGDRVYLQAAAAAPTILANALTERASELRNVEICHLHTEGEARYANPDLAESFHVNSFFIGGNVRHTLKAGNGSYTPVFLSELPRLFRRNVLPIDVAFIHVSPPDSHGYCSLGVSVEASVAAIENAKIVIAQVNPQMPRTFGDGILHISEINYLVDVNVPIYSHEVETFTAEEDKIGNYIASLIEDRSTLQMGIGSIPNAALSKLGNHKDLGLHTEMFSDGVIDLIESNVINCNYKGSLRGRVLSTFVLGSKRLYDFVNDNPFIELRESSTVNDTARIRKNPKMIAINSAIEVDLTGQVCADSIGPRMYSGVGGQMDFIRGASLSDGGKAIIALPSTTKNGVSRIVPFLKQGAGVVTTRGHIHYVITENGIADLYGKTLKQRAAELVRIAHSDHQESIEREYFYLLDKL encoded by the coding sequence ATGGGAAAATATGTAACTGCCGAGGAAGCTGTCAAAGTCGTAAAATCAGGAGATAGAGTATATCTTCAGGCGGCTGCGGCTGCACCAACGATTTTAGCGAATGCTTTAACCGAAAGAGCTTCGGAACTACGGAATGTAGAAATATGTCATTTGCATACGGAAGGTGAAGCGCGATATGCTAATCCTGACCTTGCAGAAAGTTTTCATGTCAATTCATTTTTTATTGGTGGGAATGTCCGGCATACTTTAAAAGCTGGAAACGGTTCATATACTCCTGTTTTCTTGAGTGAACTGCCGCGTCTCTTCCGAAGAAATGTGTTGCCGATAGATGTTGCTTTTATTCATGTTTCACCGCCTGACAGCCACGGCTATTGTTCACTTGGAGTTTCAGTGGAGGCTTCGGTTGCAGCGATTGAGAATGCGAAAATTGTGATAGCGCAGGTAAATCCTCAGATGCCGAGAACTTTTGGTGACGGAATCCTGCATATTTCAGAAATAAATTATTTAGTAGACGTAAATGTTCCTATTTATTCACATGAAGTGGAAACTTTTACCGCCGAGGAAGATAAAATAGGAAATTATATTGCCTCTTTGATAGAGGACAGAAGTACGTTACAAATGGGAATTGGTTCGATTCCTAATGCCGCTTTGAGCAAATTGGGAAATCATAAAGATTTAGGATTGCACACCGAAATGTTTTCGGACGGTGTGATTGATCTGATTGAAAGCAATGTGATAAACTGCAACTATAAAGGATCATTACGAGGAAGAGTGCTGTCCACTTTTGTGTTGGGCTCAAAGCGCTTGTATGATTTTGTAAACGATAATCCGTTTATTGAATTGCGGGAATCTTCGACAGTAAATGACACCGCCAGAATCAGAAAAAATCCAAAAATGATTGCTATTAATTCGGCTATAGAAGTTGATTTAACTGGACAGGTTTGTGCTGATTCTATTGGACCAAGAATGTATTCGGGTGTTGGAGGGCAAATGGATTTTATACGCGGCGCATCATTGAGTGATGGCGGAAAAGCGATTATTGCCCTGCCGTCAACTACCAAAAATGGGGTAAGCAGAATTGTACCTTTCTTAAAGCAGGGAGCTGGAGTGGTAACAACCAGAGGACATATTCATTATGTTATTACCGAAAATGGAATTGCTGATCTTTACGGCAAAACATTGAAACAACGCGCAGCCGAACTAGTCAGGATTGCTCATTCGGATCATCAGGAGAGCATTGAGCGGGAGTACTTTTATCTGTTGGACAAATTGTAA
- a CDS encoding TetR/AcrR family transcriptional regulator, whose protein sequence is MDQILANIKIQINSKLFVKDPETSALGKKIIQESILLIDEIGFDDFTFKKLGEKIGSNESSIYRYFENKHKLLVYLSSWYWSWMEYKLVFLTSNVSDSREKLKIAITVVTEKIEDDHETIYINEAVLNKIIIAEFTKTFHNKEVDQENKEGFYFIYKRVINRITAIISEVNPEYAYAKSLASSIVEGALHQHFLREHMKTITNCNETISPTDFYFNLIENVLKK, encoded by the coding sequence ATGGATCAAATATTAGCAAACATCAAAATTCAGATAAACAGCAAGCTCTTTGTAAAGGATCCTGAAACCTCGGCATTGGGCAAAAAAATCATTCAAGAAAGTATTTTGCTCATTGATGAAATTGGCTTTGACGATTTTACTTTTAAGAAATTGGGAGAAAAAATAGGATCCAATGAGAGCTCTATTTACCGCTACTTCGAAAACAAACATAAATTGTTAGTATATTTATCTTCCTGGTATTGGAGTTGGATGGAATACAAATTAGTTTTTTTAACTTCAAATGTTTCGGATTCTCGGGAAAAACTAAAAATAGCCATTACCGTGGTTACCGAAAAAATAGAAGACGACCATGAAACAATCTACATAAACGAAGCTGTTTTAAATAAAATTATTATTGCTGAATTTACAAAGACCTTTCACAATAAAGAGGTCGACCAAGAAAACAAAGAAGGTTTTTATTTCATTTACAAAAGAGTTATCAATAGAATAACGGCCATTATTAGCGAGGTAAACCCAGAATATGCTTATGCCAAAAGCCTAGCATCGAGCATCGTGGAAGGAGCATTGCATCAGCATTTTTTGAGAGAACACATGAAAACGATTACTAATTGTAATGAAACAATATCGCCAACTGATTTTTATTTCAACTTAATTGAAAATGTACTAAAAAAATAA
- a CDS encoding peptidase domain-containing ABC transporter, whose translation MTSLKRLFNLLKLDKKDVSQIFFYAIFAGIVSLSLPLGIQAIVNFIQSGRVSASWVVLVILVVIGVILVGVLSLMQLRITENLQQKMFVRSSFEFASRLPKIEFKELYGHYPPELSNRFFDTLTIQKGTSKLLVDFSAAILQIVFSIILLTLYHSFFMVFGLLLLGFLYVIFKFSYNEGISTSLKTSKNKYKAAGWLQEIARNNFSFRNELNYDFALEKNDGIIKDYLHSRENHFNVLKRQFGHLIIFKVVITASLLIIGGYLVLSQEMNIGQFVAAEIIILLVINSVEKIILGLETFYDVLTAVEKIGQVTDMELEEEFNVESKSCYTNISLETNDLEFRLPESNSRILKRINLKIDSGEKIIINGENGSGKTTLIRVLSGLLHPTSGNFFINDDTFSKIDIKQYRSRIGSIIQGETPFEGTILENITFNDKNIDTETLKWALDAVQLTDYIKTLPKGLDTKIFPEGKELSSSNAQKILLARSIVHKPNILFYEEPTDKMDIKVANEIIDFILSEKNKWTVIVVSQNPHWLTKCTREITMQKGTVLLDTKK comes from the coding sequence ATGACTTCATTAAAAAGATTATTCAACCTTTTGAAACTGGACAAAAAAGATGTTTCACAAATTTTTTTCTACGCTATTTTTGCCGGAATCGTGAGTTTATCCCTTCCATTGGGTATTCAGGCGATTGTAAACTTTATTCAATCCGGTCGAGTAAGTGCGTCGTGGGTTGTTCTGGTTATACTTGTGGTTATTGGAGTTATCCTTGTAGGTGTCTTATCTCTGATGCAATTAAGAATTACAGAAAATTTACAGCAAAAAATGTTTGTACGCTCGTCATTCGAATTTGCCTCCAGACTTCCTAAAATAGAATTTAAAGAGCTTTATGGTCATTATCCGCCCGAATTATCCAACCGCTTTTTTGACACCTTGACGATACAGAAAGGAACATCAAAATTATTGGTTGATTTTTCGGCGGCAATCCTGCAGATAGTTTTCAGCATCATATTATTAACGCTGTACCATTCGTTCTTTATGGTATTCGGGCTTTTACTGTTAGGTTTTTTATATGTCATTTTTAAATTTTCATACAATGAAGGAATCTCAACCAGCTTAAAAACATCCAAGAATAAATACAAAGCGGCTGGATGGCTCCAGGAAATTGCCCGAAACAATTTTAGTTTCAGAAATGAACTCAACTATGATTTTGCATTAGAGAAAAACGATGGAATTATAAAAGATTATTTACACAGCCGTGAAAATCACTTTAATGTCCTCAAAAGACAATTTGGGCATCTTATCATTTTCAAGGTAGTTATTACTGCAAGTTTGTTGATTATTGGTGGTTATTTGGTTTTAAGTCAAGAAATGAATATTGGACAATTTGTCGCTGCCGAAATCATTATTTTGTTGGTAATTAATTCTGTAGAGAAAATTATTCTTGGACTGGAAACTTTTTATGATGTATTGACTGCAGTCGAGAAGATTGGTCAGGTTACCGACATGGAACTGGAAGAAGAATTTAATGTTGAAAGCAAAAGTTGTTACACCAACATCAGCCTTGAAACCAATGATTTGGAATTCAGGCTTCCGGAAAGTAATTCCAGAATTTTAAAGAGGATTAATTTAAAAATTGATTCAGGTGAAAAAATCATAATCAATGGTGAAAATGGTTCAGGAAAAACGACTTTAATCCGAGTACTTTCCGGTTTACTGCATCCTACTTCTGGAAACTTCTTCATCAATGACGATACCTTCAGCAAAATAGACATAAAGCAATACCGTTCTAGAATTGGCAGTATCATACAAGGAGAAACACCTTTTGAAGGAACAATTCTGGAGAATATAACTTTTAATGATAAAAATATTGATACCGAAACTTTAAAATGGGCGCTCGATGCTGTTCAGCTAACCGACTATATAAAAACATTGCCAAAAGGACTAGACACTAAAATATTCCCGGAAGGAAAAGAGCTTTCTTCGTCCAATGCGCAAAAGATTTTATTGGCAAGAAGCATTGTACACAAACCTAATATTTTATTTTATGAAGAACCCACAGATAAAATGGACATAAAAGTGGCCAATGAAATCATAGACTTTATTCTTTCTGAAAAAAATAAATGGACAGTCATCGTTGTTTCTCAAAATCCACATTGGTTAACCAAATGTACGCGGGAAATCACAATGCAAAAAGGAACTGTTTTATTAGACACTAAAAAATAA